A genomic stretch from Aedes albopictus strain Foshan chromosome 2, AalbF5, whole genome shotgun sequence includes:
- the LOC109411467 gene encoding death-associated inhibitor of apoptosis 1 produces MAQTMMAQVLSIPRDFTDNKVKEENSYGQTGSSVPISYHTEVSRLESFRDWMVPFISKTELARYGFYYVGPNDMVKCYFCRVEIGLWEQNDNVLSEHLRWSPYCPLLRKRQTNNVPIDASFLDQLPEPSYDTCGIRIRENSVAENAYSSSDRSSSGSLTSPPSSLTSESSMASNGPVVQQLVAQASMPQQKRPEYPNYAIEAKRLESYEDWPKFMKQKPKELSDAGFFYTGKSDRVKCFSCGGGLKDWEAEDEPWEQHAMWYSNCEYLKLMKGEAYIAQCLAKKESSSEQPGSDVGPSNSPQPSTSGVASAATSSLQSSPASSFTASAEEENTAMVGCSSDEDEPNRKQDTSRTCKICYVNEYNTAFSPCGHVVACAKCASSVTKCPLCRKPFTNVMRIYLM; encoded by the coding sequence ATGGCTCAAACGATGATGGCACAAGTATTGTCAATACCTCGAGACTTCACCGATAACAAAGTTAAAGAGGAAAATTCCTACGGGCAGACCGGATCGTCGGTGCCGATTTCGTACCACACGGAGGTTTCCCGGCTAGAGTCGTTCCGGGACTGGATGGTGCCCTTCATCAGCAAGACTGAACTGGCCCGGTACGGGTTCTACTATGTTGGGCCAAACGACATGGTAAAATGTTACTTCTGCCGAGTGGAAATCGGCCTGTGGGAACAGAACGATAATGTCCTTTCGGAACATCTAAGATGGTCCCCGTACTGTCCCCTGCTGCGCAAACGACAAACAAACAATGTTCCGATCGATGCTAGTTTTCTGGATCAGCTACCGGAACCTAGCTACGACACTTGTGGTATTAGGATAAGAGAAAACTCCGTTGCGGAAAATGCCTATTCCTCGTCGGATCGAAGCAGTAGCGGTTCGCTTACGTCGCCACCTAGCTCGCTTACGTCCGAGTCTAGTATGGCATCGAATGGACCAGTCGTTCAGCAACTAGTAGCTCAGGCATCCATGCCCCAACAGAAACGACCGGAATATCCAAACTACGCCATCGAAGCCAAACGTCTGGAAAGCTACGAAGATTGGCCAAAGTTTATGAAACAGAAACCTAAGGAACTAAGTGACGCCGGATTCTTTTACACCGGCAAAAGTGATCGTGTCAAGTGCTTCAGCTGTGGCGGTGGCCTCAAGGACTGGGAAGCTGAAGATGAACCCTGGGAACAGCATGCCATGTGGTATAGTAACTGTGAGTACCTGAAACTAATGAAGGGCGAAGCATACATCGCTCAGTGTTTGGCCAAGAAGGAGAGCTCTTCGGAACAGCCCGGCTCGGATGTTGGCCCGTCCAATTCCCCCCAACCCTCAACTTCCGGAGTGGCATCCGCGGCTACATCCTCGCTTCAGTCATCGCCGGCGTCTAGCTTTACCGCCTCGGCCGAAGAAGAAAATACCGCCATGGTCGGGTGCAGTAGTGATGAAGATGAACCAAATAGAAAACAAGACACCAGTCGGACTTGCAAAATCTGTTATGTTAATGAGTACAATACGGCATTTTCGCCCTGTGGTCATGTGGTAGCTTGTGCTAAGTGTGCTTCGTCTGTAACAAAGTGCCCGCTGTGCCGGAAACCTTTCACCAATGTGATGAGGATCTATTTGATGTGA